The nucleotide window GGCAGGATCTCCAACTGGTCACAAACTAATTTTACATAGTCCTCAAAGCTAAGGAATTCAAGCAATCCTTTTTCATATTGCTTGACCATCGGCGTGCCCTTCAGTAAATGCAGAAGATGGATTTTGATTCCCTGAACATCAAGCTTAGCGACTTCTTGAGCTGTTTCCATCATCATTTCAGGGGTTTCCAGCGGCAGTCCGTTGATGATATGGGAGCAAACCCTGATGCCATGCTTTCTGAGCTTGTCCACACCTTCTTTGTACACAGCATAATCATGGGCCCGGTTGATTATATTGGCTGTTTTTTCATGGACCGTCTGAAGTCCAAGCTCTACCCATAAATACGTTCGCTCGTTTAGCTCAGCCAGGTATTCCACGACATCGTCAGGCAGGCAGTCCGGTCTCGTTGCAATTGAGAGTCCGACAACGCCTTTTTCATTCAGAACGGTTTCGTATTTCTCCCGCAGCACCTCGACTGGCGCGTGTGTATTGGTGAAAGCCTGGAAATAGGCCATGTATTTACCGTCTTTCCACTTAGAATGCATTTTTTCTTTTATCTTTGCGAACTGTGTGCCGAGATCTTCTACTCTGTCACCGGCGAAATCTCCTGAACCAGCTGCGCTGCAAAATGTGCAGCCACCGTGGGCTACAGTGCCGTCACGGTTCGGGCAATCAAATCCGCCATCAAGTGCAACCTTGAAAACCTTATGGCTAAAATGGTTGCGCAGATGGTAATTCCAAGTATGATACCTTTTATCGTCTGTTGCATAGTGAAAAGGGTTGGTCTGTTTCATGCCAGAAACCTCCTAAAGCCTGTCTGTCAAAAAAATTAATAATAAAAATTGTACCATTTAAAAAACGTGAATCCAATTGCAAAAAGATTACAATGTATACCGAATACAATTGGCATCATTAAACATTGGCAAAATCGTGATAGGAAAATGTATTGTGAACAAAATAAAGAAGAAGCAGACTTTGCTTCAGCATCAAGTAAAGGAGGGGCTACAATTGGCTACACGTCAATCGGTTGACCAGTTACTTCAGCAATGTGAGGATGCAATCAATCTGGCCCAGGATCAATACAAGAATGCCGCTACTCAGGAACATTATAATGATGGCAATTACACCAATGCACTGCAGGCGCTTGAGGAAGCATATAATGATCTGGCCAAGCTTTCCTTCAGCGCAAATTCCCAGCAGCGTGAACAACTGCACAGAATGAGGCTTCAGCTTCAGCAAGTCCAAAACAATATGATTTTGCTTGATCATTAAACAGGAGGGAAAATATCTTGAAAAAACGCTCAAAGCAGAACAATCCTGAACAAAAAACGCGCAATGGCATCAATAACCAGGATCTTGAGCTTGGAATGGACCAGAATCCGGTAAAAGAAGCGAAGAAAAGATATGAAAAAAGCGGTGGACAGCCCGTAAAATCAAAATTTCATCCTGAACCAGGGCAATCTTCATAAATTTGTAACACCCTCACTTCTCAACAGAAGTGAGGTTTTTTTATGCCAGTTTCAAAATGAATTTTTTTCCTTCGCCAATTGTCCAGCTTGGGGCTGACCAGGCGCTTGCTCTTTTCTTCCAAATACCCCCCGTTC belongs to Mesobacillus subterraneus and includes:
- a CDS encoding TIGR01212 family radical SAM protein (This family includes YhcC from E. coli K-12, an uncharacterized radical SAM protein.) yields the protein MKQTNPFHYATDDKRYHTWNYHLRNHFSHKVFKVALDGGFDCPNRDGTVAHGGCTFCSAAGSGDFAGDRVEDLGTQFAKIKEKMHSKWKDGKYMAYFQAFTNTHAPVEVLREKYETVLNEKGVVGLSIATRPDCLPDDVVEYLAELNERTYLWVELGLQTVHEKTANIINRAHDYAVYKEGVDKLRKHGIRVCSHIINGLPLETPEMMMETAQEVAKLDVQGIKIHLLHLLKGTPMVKQYEKGLLEFLSFEDYVKLVCDQLEILPPEMIIHRITGDGPIELMVGPMWSVNKWEVLNAIDKELKHRDSWQGKFYTGKKVVIENEA
- a CDS encoding glycogen biosynthesis protein GlgD, encoding MKKRSKQNNPEQKTRNGINNQDLELGMDQNPVKEAKKRYEKSGGQPVKSKFHPEPGQSS
- a CDS encoding YtzC family protein encodes the protein MATRQSVDQLLQQCEDAINLAQDQYKNAATQEHYNDGNYTNALQALEEAYNDLAKLSFSANSQQREQLHRMRLQLQQVQNNMILLDH